In Dehalobacter sp., a single window of DNA contains:
- a CDS encoding HEPN domain-containing protein, translating into MTKYKAEYIKNWLFRANEDIAVIKSLVNAGAEYYTSSICFHAQQASEKFLKAFLAYHDVDFPRTHDLDFLLIECQKINKEAFQIDFKSLTDFGVSVRYPDDFYIPDEKEALEYRDTAISVKEIVERLIK; encoded by the coding sequence ATGACCAAGTACAAAGCTGAATATATTAAGAATTGGCTATTCAGGGCAAATGAGGATATTGCCGTAATAAAAAGCCTTGTGAATGCAGGTGCTGAATATTACACAAGCAGTATCTGCTTTCATGCTCAGCAAGCGTCTGAAAAGTTCCTTAAAGCATTCCTGGCTTATCATGATGTAGACTTTCCAAGAACACATGATCTAGACTTTCTCCTTATTGAATGTCAGAAAATAAACAAAGAAGCCTTTCAGATAGATTTTAAAAGCCTGACAGACTTTGGAGTAAGTGTGAGATATCCTGACGACTTTTACATCCCAGATGAAAAAGAAGCTCTTGAGTACCGTGACACTGCTATCTCGGTAAAAGAAATCGTGGAGAGGTTAATCAAATAA